The following proteins are co-located in the Cryptomeria japonica unplaced genomic scaffold, Sugi_1.0 HiC_scaffold_14, whole genome shotgun sequence genome:
- the LOC131860473 gene encoding receptor-like protein 12, which translates to MAIPSHKLFLVFMSLLLVFLFLSPRSSFSHPLLSTSCLSHESQALLRFKDALNISLTSSRVNLTSWVNGTDCCTNWTGISCDNHTNHVVSLNIHPLFAEGVISESLCQLRFLTSLTISLTSGTVIPPCLRNLSYIRYLDLSENSFTGMIPPFVCSLTRLTYLDLSSNNFNGSMPSCLGNLSSLTELYLFFNQLNGSIPASLGSLSSLTELDLSYNQLSGSIPASLGSLPASLGSLSSLTELHLSYNQLSGSIPVSLGSLSLLRNLYLSNNELRGNISENFFHKLTRLSSLSLSDCVLNISTIWIPSFQLHELSLLSCRIDGEFPSWISTQFSLESLELTNASLVGVIPSWLWETSPQLYHLNLSGNHLEGSLSSNLSICTQLLELDVSRNGLSGCIPSIWPSNISILLLNDNLFSGKIPSSLGKLSRLQILNLANNFFSGNIPYSLGKLFQLLFLNLANNKISGMIPASLSNCSSLIVLNLGNNSLKGSLPYEFSRLRQLSSLVVHGNILNGSFPPSISNCSFLQVLDIGNNFFGGEMPPTIGNFSFLRVLVMKKNNFTGNIPSAIGQLIYLQILLLSSNHFSGFIPHTIVSLQAMTIEDQYGIVLSTFSGEQTYQDGLDMTSKGIDEHYTYILSTLTAIDLSNNELDGGIPFDFGNLKGLRFVNLSMNNLNGTIPSSLGEMGQLESLDLSRNNFFGKIPMELTSLSSLGFLNLSNNHLSGSIPQGTQMSTFAESSYSGNPNLWGCPLPKNCSWPQYIPRPPEVSINKEKESTKYPLYGIALGLSYGVAFGGIVSLILIKMSWRRKYFNKVDAILKIVFPWMKDLTL; encoded by the coding sequence ATGGCCATCCCTTCACACAAGCTGTTTTTAGTTTTCATGTCTCTTttgcttgtcttccttttcctctctccACGCTCTTCTTTTTCCCATCCATTACTCTCGACCAGCTGTCTTTCCCATGAATCCCAGGCTCTCCTTCGTTTCAAAGATGCCCTCAATATTTCACTGACTTCATCACGGGTCAATCTGACTTCGTGGGTGAATGGAACAGACTGTTGCACCAACTGGACAGGCATCTCCTGTGACAATCACACCAACCACGTTGTCTCTCTTAACATACACCCTCTCTTTGCTGAAGGCGTGATATCTGAGAGCCTGTGCCAACTTCGTTTTCTCACATCACTCACTATATCTCTTACATCAGGTACTGTCATTCCTCCCTGTTTGAGAAATCTCTCTTATATTCGCTATTTAGATTTATCTGAAAATAGCTTTACTGGGATGATTCCCCCTTTCGTTTGTTCTCTCACCCGTCTTACATATCTTGATCTCTCATCGAATAACTTCAATGGAAGCATGCCCTCCTGCCTTGGCaatctttcttctttaactgaactTTACCTTTTTTTCAACCAGCTTAATGGAAGCATACCCGCTTCTCTTGGAagcctttcttctttaactgaactTGACCTTTCTTACAACCAGCTTAGTGGAAGCATACCTGCTTCTCTTGGAAGCCTACCTGCTTCTCTTGGAagcctttcttctttaactgaactTCACCTTTCTTACAACCAGCTTAGTGGAAGCATACCTGTTTCTCTTGGAAGTCTCTCTTTGTTGAGAAACTTATATCTTTCTAACAATGAACTGAGGGGGAACATTTCAGAAAATTTCTTTCACAAGCTTACAAGGTTAAGTTCTTTGTCTTTATCTGATTGTGTGCTAAATATTAGCACAATCTGGATTCCATCCTTTCAATTACATGAGTTGTCTTTACTGTCGTGTAGAATTGATGGTGAATTTCCATCTTGGATCTCAACACAATTCTCACTTGAAAGTTTGGAATTAACTAACGCCAGTCTTGTGGGTGTAATTCCCTCTTGGCTATGGGAAACCAGTCCTCAGTTGTATCATTTAAATCTATCAGGAAATCATCTAGAAGGAAGCCTATCTTCAAATCTTTCAATATGTACACAACTTTTGGAGTTAGATGTGTCAAGAAATGGACTGAGTGGATGCATCCCATCAATATGGCCTTCCAATATTtcaatattgttgcttaatgaCAATTTATTCAGTGGCAAGATTCCTTCAAGCCTGGGCAAATTATCTCGACTCCAAATATTAAATCTTGCAAACAATTTCTTTAGTGGCAATATTCCTTATAGCCTGGGCAAATTATTTCAACTCCTGTTTTTAAATCTTGCAAACAACAAAATAAGTGGAATGATCCCTGCAAGCTTGTCCAATTGCTCTTCTCTCATTGTCTTAAATTTGGGAAACAACAGTTTGAAGGGAAGCTTACCATATGAATTTAGTAGACTAAGGCAATTAAGCTCATTAGTTGTTCATGGTAATATCTTGAATGGATCTTTTCCACCTTCAATATCAAATTGTTCATTTTTACAAGTTCTTGATATCGGGAACAACTTTTTTGGAGGTGAAATGCCACCAACAATTGGAAATTTTTCTTTTCTAAGAGTATTGGTGATGAAGAAAAACAATTTTACAGGGAATATTCCTTCAGCCATAGGCCAACTAATATACCTTCAAATCTTGCTCCTTTCTTCCAATCATTTCTCAGGTTTTATTCCACACACAATTGTATCATTGCAAGCAATGACAATAGAAGACCAATATGGTATTGTATTGTCCACTTTTTCTGGTGAGCAAACATATCAGGATGGATTGGATATGACTTCAAAGGGTATAGATGAGCACTACACATATATTCTTTCCACTCTCACAGCCATAGATCTATCAAACAATGAATTGGATGGAGGAATTCcttttgattttgggaatttaaagGGGTTAAGGTTTGTGAACCTTTCAATGAACAATTTGAATGGGACCATTCCAAGTAGTTTGGGAGAAATGGGCCAGCTAGAGTCATTAGACCTTTCAAGaaataatttttttggaaaaatcccTATGGAGTTAACATCTCTTAGCTCTTTAGGTTTCCTAAATTTATCAAACAACCACCTTTCAGGAAGTATACCCCAAGGAACACAGATGAGTACATTTGCAGAATCCTCTTATTCAGGAAATCCTAATTTATGGGGTTGTCCCCTACCCAAAAATTGTTCTTGGCCACAATATATTCCTCGTCCTCCTGAAGTTTCAATTAACAAAGAAAAGGAAAGCACTAAATATCCTTTGTATGGAATAGCATTAGGATTGTCATATGGAGTAGCATTTGGAGGAATAGTGTCATTGATCTTGATAAAAATGAGTTGGAGAAGGAAATATTTCAATAAAGTTGATGCAATCCTAAAAATTGTGTTTCCATGGATGAAGGACTTGACACTGTAA